In the genome of Physeter macrocephalus isolate SW-GA chromosome 20, ASM283717v5, whole genome shotgun sequence, one region contains:
- the PLEKHS1 gene encoding pleckstrin homology domain-containing family S member 1 → MASKPQKSSGKQFTLNYESEVCKQDYFIKSPPPQLFFSATSWKKRLFILSKSGEKGFSLSYYKDHHHRGSIEIDRNSSVEVGISNHEKMQSVQKMFKCHPEEVMTIRATNREYFLIGYDREKIKDWVSFLSSICRNIKAAHQNTEEKLSLGDRRSSSDPIPLLGPSCTPESVSTTTARKSLPDMHLMEKSSFLMEKSSSGLREAHLPHSLSETAQDTEEESHYINPRSILLELDDIIAASDSGELIEPIGPGSADQVSKAVEHHYMSMKSCVFRETSHKSADGKEESQTLADILNGELHPQEQGSGTGSCLSPANTEAQITNDKKGSASLSVVQLSILINNIPDEIQVEKLNVFLSPPDIINYLALREAAGRICVAQWDGPPRLGCFFFHGDHLLAVNDLKPQSLEEVSLFLSRSSQREKVKLTIARIPNSEKFHAIACTCHLQDQGMKPSKLDTSVLESTLKRSLAIKKGQQKGSGE, encoded by the exons ATGGCATCCAAACCTCAGAAGAGTTCAG GCAAACAATTTACATTAAATTATGAAAGTGAAGTCTGCAAACAAGATTACTTTATTAAATCACCACCTCCTCAGCTTTTCTTCTCTGCA accTCTTGGAAAAAGCGGCTTTTCATCCTGTCAAAGAGTGGGGAAAAGGGCTTTAGTCTTTCCTATTACAAAGATCATCATCACCGAGGTTCTATTGAAATTGATCG AAATTCCAGTGTAGAAGTCGGCATCAGTAACCATGAAAAAATGCAATCTGTACAGAAGATGTTTAAATGCCATCCTGAAGAAGTGATGACCATCAGGGCCACTAACAGGGAATACTTCCTCATTGGCTACGACAG GGAGAAGATTAAAGACTGGGTCTCCTTCTTGTCATCAATCTGCCGGAATATAAAAGCAGCACACCAGAATACAGAG GAGAAACTCTCATTGGGTGATAGAAGGTCCTCTTCAGACCCCATCCCTCTCCTTGGTCCTTCCTGCACACCGGAGTCTGTCAGCACGACCACAGCAAGAAAAAGTCTTCCAGACATG catttaatggaaaaaagttcttttttaatggaaaaaagttCTTCAGGACTCAGAGAAGCTCATCTACCGCATTCCTTGTCAGAGACCGCTCAAGATACAGAAGAAGAGAGTCATTATATTAATCCTCGAAGTATTCTTTTAGAG TTGGATGATATTATTGCTGCCAGTGATTCTGGTGAACTCATCGAACCCATTGGACCTGGTAGTGCAGACCAGGTCTCCAAGGCGGTTGAGCATCATTACATGTCAATGAAATCCTG TGTTTTCAGAGAGACGTCCCATAAGTCTGCTGATGGCAAAGAGGAATCCCAGACCCTGGCAGATATCCTGAATGGGGAGCTTCACCCACAAGAACAAGGCTCAGGAACAGGCTCTTGTCTTTCACCTGCCAATACGGAAGCACAGATCACGAATGACAAAAAGGGGTCGGCCTCACTAAGTGTTGTGCAGTTGTCTATACTAATCAA CAACATCCCCGATGAAATCCAAGTGGAGAAACTGAACGTGTTCCTTTCTCCTCCTGACATCATAAACTACCTTGCTCTCAGAGAAGCTGCAGGACGGATATG TGTGGCCCAGTGGGATGGCCCCCCGCGCCTGGGATGCTTCTTTTTTCACGGAGATCACCTTTTGGCCGTGAACGACCTGAAGCCCCAGAGCCTGGAGGAGGTTTCCTTGTTTCTCAGCCGGTCCAGCCAGAGGGAG AAAGTAAAACTCACCATCGCTCGGATCCCGAATTCAGAGAAATTCCACGCAATAGCCTGTACATGCCACTTACAAGACCAAGGTATGAAACCTTCGAAACTGGATACGTCTGTACTGGAGAGCACACTGAAGAGGAGTCTAGCCATTAAAAAGGGTCAGCAGAAAGGATCTGGAGAGTAA